The Manis javanica isolate MJ-LG chromosome 2, MJ_LKY, whole genome shotgun sequence genome contains a region encoding:
- the NSMF gene encoding NMDA receptor synaptonuclear signaling and neuronal migration factor isoform X2, which translates to MGAAASRRRALRSEAMSSVAAKVRAARAFGEYLSQSHPENRNGADHLLADAYSGHDGSPEMQPAPQNKRRLSLVSNGRYEGSLSEDAVCGKPAGEGPQPRVYTISGEPALLPGPEAEAIELAVVKGRRQRERHPHHHSQPLRASPGSSREDISRPCQSWAGSRQGSKECPGCTQLAPGPSPRAFGLDQPPLPEAPSRRKKLERMYSMDRVSDDIPVRTWFPKENLFSFQTATTTMQAVFRGYAERKRRKRENDSASVIQRNFRKHLRMVGSRRVKAPTFAERRERSFSRSWSDPTPMKADTSHDSRDSSDLQSSHCTLGEAFEDLDWETEKDLEAVACDSEGFLPPKVMLISSKVPKAEYIPTIIRRDDPSIIPILYDHEHATFEDILEEIEKKLNVYRKGARIWKMLIFCQGGPGHLYLLKNKVATFAKVEKEEDMIHFWKRLSRLMSKVNPEPNVIHIMGCYILGNPNGEKLFQNLRTLMTPHRVIFESPLELSAQGKQMIETYFDFRLYRLWKSRQHSKLLDLEDVL; encoded by the exons ATGGGCGCCGCCGCCTCCCGGAGGAGGGCGCTGAGGAGCGAGGCCATGTCCTCGGTGGCGGCCAAAGTGCG AGCAGCCCGAGCGTTTGGCGAGTACCTGTCCCAGAGTCACCCTGAGAACCGGAACGGTGCAG ACCACCTGCTGGCTGACGCCTACTCTGGCCACGACGGGTCCCCTGAGATGCAGCCAGCCCCCCAGAACAAGCGCCGCCTCTCCCTTGTGTCCAATGGCCGCTATGAGGGCAGCCTCTCAGAGGACGCGGTCTGTGGGAAGCCGGCTGGCGAGGGCCCCCAGCCCCGAGTGTACACCATCTCTGGGGAGCCAGCCCTGCTGCCCGGCCCAGAGGCCGAGGCCATTGAGCTGGCCGTGGTGAAGGGGAGGCGGCAACGGGAGAGGCACCCCCACCACCACAGCCAGCCCCTGCGTGCCAGCCCAGGCAGCAGCCGTGAGGATATCAGCAGGCCCTGCCAGAGCTGGGCGGGCAGCCGCCAGGGCTCCAAGGAATGTCCTGGATGCACCCAACTGGCCCCCGGCCCCTCCCCTCGGGCCTTTGGGCTTGACCAGCCGCCGCTGCCTGAGGCCCCTAGCCGCCGCAAGAAGCTGGAGAGGATGTACAGCATGGACCGTGTGTCTG ATGACATCCCTGTCCGTACCTGGTTCCCCAAGGAGAACCTCTTCAGCTTCCAGACAGCAACCACCACTATGCAAGC GGTGTTCAGGGGCTACGCGGAGAGGAAGCGCCGGAAACGGGAGAATGATTCCGCGTCTGTAATCCAGAG GAACTTCCGCAAACACCTGCGCATGGTCGGCAGCCGGCGGGTGAAGGCCCCGA CGTTCGCCGAGCGGCGCGAGCGGAGCTTCAGCCGGTCCTGGAGCGACCCCACCCCCATGAAAGCCGACACCTCCCACGACTCCCGAGACA GTAGTGACCTGCAGAGCTCACACTGTACCCTGGGCGAGGCCTTCGAGGACCTGGACTGGGAGACTGAGAAGGACCTGGAGGCTGTGGCCTGTGACTCCGAGGGCTTCCTGCCGCCCAAGGTCATG CTCATCTCCTCCAAGGTGCCCAAAGCCGAGTATATCCCCACCATCATCCGCAGGGACGACCCGTCCATCATCCCCATTCTCTAC GACCATGAGCACGCAACCTTCGAGGACATCCTGG AGGAGATAGAGAAGAAGCTGAACGTCTACCGCAAAGGGGCCAGGATCTGGAAGATGCTCATCTTCTGCCAG GGCGGCCCTGGACACCTGTACCTGCTTAAGAACAAGGTGGCCACCTTTGCcaaagtggagaaggaagaagacatGATCCA CTTCTGGAAGCGGTTGAGCCGCTTGATGAGCAAAGTGAACCCAGAGCCGAACGTCATCCACATCATGGGCTGCTACATTCTGGGGAACCCCAACGGGGAGAAG CTGTTCCAGAACCTCAGGACGCTCATGACCCCTCACAGGGTCATCTTCGAGTCCCCCCTGGAACTGTCCGCCCAAG ggaagCAGATGATCGAGACCTACTTTGACTTCCGGCTGTACCGCCTGTGGAAGAGCCGCCAGCACTCGAAGCTGCTGGACCTGGAGGATGTCCTCTGA